Below is a window of Littorina saxatilis isolate snail1 linkage group LG2, US_GU_Lsax_2.0, whole genome shotgun sequence DNA.
ttaaaaatctgaaaatttaaaaaaaaaattaaaatttataaaacgatccaaatttacgttcatcttattctccatcatttgctgattccaaaaacatataaatatgttatattcggattaaaaacaagctctgaaaattaaatatataaaaattattatcaaaattaaattgtcgaaatcaatttaaaaacactttcatcttattccttgtcggttcctgattccaaaaacatatagatatgatatgtttggattaaaaacacgctcagaaagttaaaacaaagagaggtacagaaaagcgtgctatccttcttagcgcaactactaccccgctcttcttgtcaatttcactgcctttgccatgagcggtggactgacgatgctacgagtatacggtcttgctgaaaaatggcattgcgttcagtttcattctgtgagttcgacagctacttgactaaatattttattttcgcctttcgcgacttgttttttttttttaaagaagattcCTTCCTCAATTACTTTAAAGACCATACACATGCACGCCTTTAAGGAGAAGATCCCAGATACCAAGCATAGACAAAGCTATTTTCTTCTGCTTAATAATTAGCCAAGCTTTGTGAAATAAAGTACAAACATTATTTCATCAAGAAGGTTTCTGAtattcgttctgaacttgatcagatgagtgcacattctgcttcctccagtcatgttgatgttcccactgattgttcttttccatcatttcagccaatcagtgaaaaagaccttaaatccattattctgaagtccaaaccaacaacttgtccacttgatgccatacccacaccactgctttttgagaatcttgatgtgttgttgccaactcttactcaaattgtcaatgatagcctgttatctggtgtttttccatcattgttcaaaactgcacttgtcaaaccacttctcaaaaaacctagtcttgatgtcaatattttgaagaattatcgtcctgtatctaatttatcattcttttccaaagtttttgaaaaggtagttttgaagcagctgttgtcatatttgaacacccatgatttgatctcgcactctcagtccgcttatcgcccttctcactgtactgaaacagccctacttaaagtaatcagtgacattctgtctgctctggatggtggtgatgtgtcagtgcttaccctacttgacctttctgcagcgttcgacacgattgaccatgtcacgcttctccatagacttcagactctgtacggcatatCCGGTCCACCGttagcatggcttgagtcctatctcattggcaggactcaggctgtgcttgtcgatggccagatgtctgctccagccccactttctttcggcgttcctcaaggttcagtactcggtcccatccttttcatcatgtacactaagcccctctccacactgattcaaaaccattctgttttaaatcagtcttttgctgatgacacccagctgtataaacccagtccccctgcagagacacattccgccatccagaccattcagacatgcatcactgatgttaaatctttgATAATCGATAAcaaactcaagctgaatgatgataagactgaagtcttactgtgcaaaaagaagaacactacatttccctctccccaacctgtttctgttcaaataggcaataccgacattcttttctcaccatcagctagaaaccttgggttcaccctttcatctgacatgacccttaacaaacatatatctttagtctgtagagcagcttattttgagcttcgtaagatcagcaccattcgccacacactctcctctcaaacaactaacactcttgtctgtgcctttgttctttctaaacttgactactgcaactctcttctctctggctgtcctctgtacctcctgcataaactacaaaaagtccaaaactcggcagcacgcctcattctcaaagcacaaaaacgagatcacgcaacaccacttcttcacacactgcactggttacctattcaagcccgcattgactacaaactgtccaccctctgctttaacttcttttctggctcgtctcctgcttacttctctgaactcctcaccgtctattctccagcaagacaactccgtgcctcttctgactgtcgcatccttaccattccacacaccaaaaccaaaacatacggacaacgcacttttactttctgcgcacccacacaatggaattctctcccctttcacatccgccactctcagtcaccccaagcattcaaacgagcacttaaaacgcacctcttcaagaaatacaacccctgattttgttttctcagtccatcagtaggctacaagtatttgttgttttagtgataatgtatataaacatatctaggactgttttcagcattgttgataacatgttctgtttgattaagggtattcagctggtatttccttgttttttactacctattttattcatgtttttattacttagttagtggaagaatcttttgtaatgtatgtgtgatggtgtatgcttttaattaagcgttgttgactatgaatgtagatgtaaatgcttgtataactgtgttttaattttaaatgtgtcaagcgcaaagagcataattgtaaagttatgatgttgcgctatataaatgctcatttattattattatattattataaaCACATGTAACATTTACTACCTCATCCTCTTGGGcgaaaaactaaaacaaaacaaaaaataacaaagaaATGCTAAGACTGCATGCTTCTGTGAACATCTGGAATGTACTAACACAACACAGAACTGAACCAAAGAAACCAAAAATAACAAAGAAATGCTAAGACTGCTCCTATGGGAACATCTGGAATGGAAAAAGTACTAATTATGCACAACACAGAACTGAACCAAAGAAACCAAAAATAACAAAGAAATTCTAAGACCGCTCTTATGTAACGTAAACATATGGAATGACAAAGTactaacaaaacaaataaaatccaAGACTGCTACTTCAAACATCTGAAATAAAAACATTACACAACAAAGAAAATCTAAAAATGCTACAAAGAACATTTCAAACAAACGGATCAAATGCGTCTAGGTTCATAAAAGTGTACCTTTTTCCTCTGTGCCAAGAACTTGAAAAGAAGTGAAATACAGTCTTAATTCATCTGTTAAAATAATCTCTTCCATACTATACTATataagcagacacacacacacacaccactctaAACAAGAAAATGCATAATACTTCAACTGCACCACGTCAAAGTGTTGTTTTCCCCTCCCCCTTCAGCTTAAAAAGCAAATGCGTAGAATGCTCCTCATTTCTTGCATATCacttcagaaaaatacaatCTGCTTCCCCAAAACAAAATAAGGGCAGAGAAGTAAAAGAAGAATCCACACAAAAAGAGTAAAACTCCCCCAATTTGGTTACCCAGGTTTCTTCTTTCTACTGAACATTTTTAATATCTCTCAAGTATTTACTCTCCATCCCAAAACTCCCTTCTAAATCTCTCCTTcactggaaaaaaagaaagatcaaATAAAAAGAGCAGGAAGTCCCAAACCAGGAGAGGTCGGTCCCTTGTTGCTCCTACTGCTGTCCGGAACACCTGTACTTACTGTTCCCTATAAAATGCCAGAACACAAAATacaattttggagaaaaaaaagaggtcaaGGCTGTGATAGTGCCAACAAGGTCTCAAGCATTGTCTGTGAATAGATCATACGCAGCATGCTAAAACCATGTGTGCAATTTATGTGCAAAAGAAATACTGTGACATGCAGCATGCTGAGAAAATGTATGCAATGTATGACTATGAGCAAGGGACACACTATGACTATATAGTCATTATATAATTATAATTATATTATATAATTATcacaacagtggaacccccatttaaagacctgcacaaatctgaaaaaatcagccctgaaaagggagggagtcttaaaatggagatagTTCATTACAGAGGCCAAGAAACAGTTATTTGAAAAAGTAGGGGTGGGGGAGTCAAGGgtcttaagggggggggggggctccagTGTATAAGTGCATGTGCATAAAGCACTAACAACAAGATGCTCATACCCTCATCAGCAGGCTAGCCACCTCCTGGTCCGAGAGAATCTCCCAGACACCCCTTGTTGCCATGACGATGAACTGTGCAAACTTGTCAATGGGTACGCTGCTCGAGTGGGGCTCCACCAGCACGCAGCTCTTCAGGGCTGGGTCTCCATGGTTACCAAGACCTCTTGTTGTGCTAAGTACTCCATTAAGACGGCAGTCAACCTCGCTTGTGCTAAACGTTCCACCTTGAATGAAGagttacaaaaagaaaaatattttcaGGTCTGTCCGCCTGTCCATCTTGCGGGTCTACCATTCTTTCCATCTGTCCGTTTATCTTTATTATTTAAATGGACCTTGAACACACTATCTTTCAAAATGACTTCAAGGCCTACTTTCTGACATTTCACTGTAGCTTTGGCACATTTCTGAATCTGTTACGGACGCATAATAACGAGCAAACAGTAAATGTTGCCAAAAATGCACTCCTAAACATGTTACAGTTGCTCTATCATTTTCTTGCAGACAACATTCTCCGACAATAAATGAATGTTTGACCTTGACGGATGACCCTGTCATGTTCCTTGATGTTGCTGGGAGTGTGATCTTTGGACAGTCTGTACGGTCTGTTGCCACGTATCAGTAAGGCCCTCGCATCGCCTGTGAAACAGTGTGAAAACATGTATATATACCAgcttaattctttctttctttatttggtgtttaacgtcgttttcaaccacgaaggttatatcgcgacggggaaaggggggagatgggatagagccacttgtcaattgtttcttgttcacaaaagcactaatcaaaaatttgctccaggggcttgcaacgtagtacaatatattacctttctgggagaatgcaagtttccagtacaaaggacttaacatttcttacatactgcttgactaaaatctttacaaaaattgactatattctatacaagaaacacttaacaagagtaaaaggagaaacagaatccgttagtcgcctcttacgacatgctggggagcatcgggtaaattcttccccctaacccgcggggggtaccagCTTAATTAGCAATGAAACATATTATATCAGCTCAACAACAGAAAGTTACTCAAATGTGAGATTTTTTATTGTTGCTTGTCTGTTGATAAGAAATTGAGTGTAACACTTCAGTTCAAGACATAAAACAAATTCTACTGAAGCAACAAACAGAGGAAAATTGTTTTCTCagttccgtgtgtgtgtgtgtgtcagggggggggggatggtgtggggcaagagggggggggggggggtgggtggggaggtgggggtggAGAGAAATGTTGCTACAATTTTAGGTGAGTGAATATTTTTGCCCATAAATAATGCTGTATCTACAAATTTATTCAAAAGAGCACAGGTCTTTTTTATTTCTCTCCCTAAAATCTCACTACATTTCTGTTGCTAAAAAGTGTCACCCACCTGCATTAGCAAGGTGAATAAAGCCAACAGTCTCTGGTTTCTCTGGCATTTTGGATGCACCTTGCTTCTTGTTGTCACCCTCCGACCCACGCAAAGTTGTATTTCCAGTTCGCATGGTGTCCTGAGTTGGTGCTACGCTTTCGATGACCAGAGACAGAGCGGAACATCCACTCCATCTGACCTTGGACCATTCATCCTTGCCGTACGACAGCAGAATGTCCAGCAGCTGGTAGCTCTTCTCGAAGGCCTGAAATATCTTGTCCTCCTCCGGGTGCCTGGATCTCTCCGTCTTGAATCCCATCGATCGGGTCAACTTGGCAGGTGGCGGCGATGACATCTCTTCCAAAAGTTTTCTGTACTTGTGTTCACAGAGCTCGATGATTCTGCGAGTGAGGTCATCGTCGTCTTGCTGGATTGAGACTGGTGCCCCGCTGTGATCAGCATCAAGGCCAGCAGCTTTGCCAGGCTTTGCACTCTCGGCTTTGCCTTTCTTCTCCGTCTGGCCGTCCAGTTTTCCTGCAGAACCAAAGACAAACCTGTGGTGTGAAATATCAGTGTCAGCATCATACACCGGTTTGGGACCCAGTGAAAGAGACGCATCAAACTTCATCATTTCATGCAACAGCATCTTGTGCAGCAAGCTAGCCGCCACTTCCGCAGAGAACCGGCCATGGTATCCATCAAACAAACCCATGTAGCACTTTTTCATGTCCTCTCCAAAACAGTCCTGGTAGATTTTCGTGTCCTCCATTTCAGTTTTCCATTTGGCGTTAGGACTCGAGCACATGCCCAACGCATACACGCAGTCTGGGTTGCAGTTCAGAGCCGTTCCCCTGCAGCTAGTGTCAACCGTCTCCTTCACCTGACGACATGCGTCAAACGTATCTTCCACATCAGACTTGAGCAGCTCATACGCATCATTCACTTCTTGGATCTGCTTGGGCAACAGGGGGTTCTCCTCTGTGGCATCTTTCTTCATCTTTTTCAGTACAGCATGTCTCTTCTTCAGCAGCTGTTCGGATGTTTCCGGAGGGCTGTTGCCTTTGAAGTTGAGAAGCAGCAAGGCATTGTGGTAGGCGCGATGGTGCTTGAGTTGTCGGATGTCGATGAAGAACTTGCACTGATCACAGAACAGTGTGATGTCTGGTTTGTCGCCCAAATCAGTTAGGTACGTCTCTGGGGTATCTGGAAGAAAAGGACAAAAATGAAATATGATTTATTACTGCATGAAACGATGAAGTGAAAATGTAGGACTTTGTTATTACTTACATACCTATACGTGGACACACAAAGACCATAGTACACATTTTAAAGTCTGCTACCTCTTAGTTACCCGTAGGTAGAGACTTAATTCATATCAAAGTAAACATGATTGACTCTCTTCTGCTGAAAGATGATATAAACAAATGaagaaacacaacaacaacaatacactagttcatgggtgcaacctggaaaattccaaaaaccggcaaaagttggggtccagcttttttactatttaaaatgccaaaaaaaccctctcctggaacaaaaacatcggcagccgatgaaaccaaaaacctgCTGCCGGcatgtagccggcagagttgcacccatgctaGTTTCCTATCAAACATCAAGCTAATACTGTGTTacaaacagcaacaaacaaacaaacacacacacacacacacacaacagcaacaacaacaacacataggcatgcacacaacaacaacaacaacaagcaaataaaacacccacaactacaacaacaacaacaacaacaacaacaagcaaataAAACACCCACAACTCATCTATTAGTATCGAACACATACAGAACACATGCCTACCTGATCTATGGACATCCACAGCCTTGAAGTTCTCTGTGGCTGGCTGAGGCTGGCCGTCCCCCACTGATAGCTCCTCTTCCTCCACAATGGTCGTCTTCTCTGGGCTCTCTCTTTCATCGTACGATGACATGTGACTGCTGTATTCCGAGGCTCTACGCGTATACATGATTGCCTGCTAGACAAACCCAAACCGATCAATGGCATTAAATCTcactttgtttaaagtcaaacaGTTACGGCTTCTAGATTCGTTCAAATTTGCACCAAGCACTAACAGTTTTAAAAATCTCCTGGACAAGTCCACAAAATCATTAGAAAGATTTGTCGACTTTGACGAGTGATAAAATACAACTCCAATTGTATGCAACCAAAGAATGGGATAACTTATTGGCCGCGAGGCCTGGGCGATTATACACCAGTCCcaaaactactactactactactactactagtactacttcTACAAGTACAAGGTTGTGGTAGTTTGATCTAAAAACGTTAGTGATTTTGGTGGATTtacatgcttttttttaaaggcagcaATATTGCGAGAACAGCACTGTGTTTTCTTACAAAAGTTTCCGTTTACTTTTAATACCGTTGCTTGCTGTAGACCCGTACAAATGCGATATCATCGGCTATGCTGAGACTGCAGACATCTCGTAGCTAAGCAAACATCCACAACCGGAAGTGCAGCAGAATGAAAACAATACTTGTTTCGCAGAGTAATTT
It encodes the following:
- the LOC138958038 gene encoding protein phosphatase 2C-like domain-containing protein 1 isoform X1 gives rise to the protein MYTRRASEYSSHMSSYDERESPEKTTIVEEEELSVGDGQPQPATENFKAVDVHRSDTPETYLTDLGDKPDITLFCDQCKFFIDIRQLKHHRAYHNALLLLNFKGNSPPETSEQLLKKRHAVLKKMKKDATEENPLLPKQIQEVNDAYELLKSDVEDTFDACRQVKETVDTSCRGTALNCNPDCVYALGMCSSPNAKWKTEMEDTKIYQDCFGEDMKKCYMGLFDGYHGRFSAEVAASLLHKMLLHEMMKFDASLSLGPKPVYDADTDISHHRFVFGSAGKLDGQTEKKGKAESAKPGKAAGLDADHSGAPVSIQQDDDDLTRRIIELCEHKYRKLLEEMSSPPPAKLTRSMGFKTERSRHPEEDKIFQAFEKSYQLLDILLSYGKDEWSKVRWSGCSALSLVIESVAPTQDTMRTGNTTLRGSEGDNKKQGASKMPEKPETVGFIHLANAGDARALLIRGNRPYRLSKDHTPSNIKEHDRVIRQGGTFSTSEVDCRLNGVLSTTRGLGNHGDPALKSCVLVEPHSSSVPIDKFAQFIVMATRGVWEILSDQEVASLLMRFLAQRKKMLPENQIPPPTQPSSSLALLLQQGASQTPTPAGSDKTSATRTTGDKGQRPSDDKRTSEKGADDAAVSEKTSSATKEEGRRINADMKTEVGSHFGDVDDQLLSHRGGHDTLTLPEHSRLQLGGQGSPEEYRRELAKAMAEYLVQAALLAGSRNNITVMVALLPGCGI
- the LOC138958038 gene encoding protein phosphatase 2C-like domain-containing protein 1 isoform X2 produces the protein MYTRRASEYSSHMSSYDERESPEKTTIVEEEELSVGDGQPQPATENFKAVDVHRSDTPETYLTDLGDKPDITLFCDQCKFFIDIRQLKHHRAYHNALLLLNFKGNSPPETSEQLLKKRHAVLKKMKKDATEENPLLPKQIQEVNDAYELLKSDVEDTFDACRQVKETVDTSCRGTALNCNPDCVYALGMCSSPNAKWKTEMEDTKIYQDCFGEDMKKCYMGLFDGYHGRFSAEVAASLLHKMLLHEMMKFDASLSLGPKPVYDADTDISHHRFVFGSAGKLDGQTEKKGKAESAKPGKAAGLDADHSGAPVSIQQDDDDLTRRIIELCEHKYRKLLEEMSSPPPAKLTRSMGFKTERSRHPEEDKIFQAFEKSYQLLDILLSYGKDEWSKVRWSGCSALSLVIESVAPTQDTMRTGNTTLRGSEGDNKKQGASKMPEKPETVGFIHLANAGDARALLIRGNRPYRLSKDHTPSNIKEHDRVIRQGGTFSTSEVDCRLNGVLSTTRGLGNHGDPALKSCVLVEPHSSSVPIDKFAQFIVMATRGVWEILSDQEVASLLMRMLPENQIPPPTQPSSSLALLLQQGASQTPTPAGSDKTSATRTTGDKGQRPSDDKRTSEKGADDAAVSEKTSSATKEEGRRINADMKTEVGSHFGDVDDQLLSHRGGHDTLTLPEHSRLQLGGQGSPEEYRRELAKAMAEYLVQAALLAGSRNNITVMVALLPGCGI